In Phragmites australis chromosome 24, lpPhrAust1.1, whole genome shotgun sequence, the following are encoded in one genomic region:
- the LOC133907550 gene encoding inositol-tetrakisphosphate 1-kinase 1 isoform X1, with amino-acid sequence MRLHEGVSDEEEAAAAVGADPVAVSLPPSAAGQQRLVVGYALTKKKVKSFLQPKLLALARKKGIHFVSIDETRPLSEQGPFDIILHKLTSKEWQQVLEDYREEHPEVTVLDPPNAIRHLHNRQSMLQEVADLNLSNGYGEVCTPRQLVIMKDPSSIPDAVAKAGLTLPLVAKPLVVDGTSKSHELSLAYVETSLPLLDPPLVLQEFVNHGGILFKVYIVGETIRVVRRFSLPDVNTYDLGNNDGIFQFPRVSCATNSADDADVDPCIAELPPKPLLEKLGRELRCRLGLRLFNIDVIREHGRKDRYYVIDINYFPGYGKMPGYEHIFTDFLLSLVQSKYKRCLSGS; translated from the exons aTGAGGTTGCATGAGGGGGTGTCAGAtgaagaggaggcggcggctgcggtGGGGGCGGACCCAGTGGCCGTGTCCCTGCCGCCATCCGCTGCGGGgcagcagcggctggtggtggggtaCGCGCTCACCAAGAAGAAGGTGAAGAGCTTCCTGCAGCCCAAGCTGCTCGCGCTCGCCAG gaaGAAAGGCATTCATTTTGTATCAATCGATGAGACTCGTCCTCTCTCCGAACAAGGCCCATTTGACATTATTTTGCACAAG CTTACTAGCAAGGAGTGGCAGCAAGTTCTGGAG GATTATCGCGAAGAGCATCCAGAAGTGACTGTCCTTGACCCACCAAATGCTATCCGACATTTGCACAATCGCCAGTCGATGCTTCAAGAAGTTGCTGATTTGAATTTGTCCAATGGCTACG GTGAGGTTTGCACTCCACGACAGCTGGTCATCATGAAAGATCCGTCTTCTATACCTGATGCAGTTGCGAAGGCTGGACTAACCTTGCCCTTGG TTGCCAAACCATTGGTCGTTGATGGAACATCAAAATCTCATGAACTATCTCTTGCGTATGTGGAGACATCGCTGCCTTTACTTGATCCCCCTCTAGTTCTCCAGGAATTTGTCAACCATG GTGGGATCCTATTTAAGGTATATATTGTTGGTGAAACAATAAGGGTTGTCCGCCGGTTTTCTCTTCCTGATGTTAACACCTATGACTTGGGAAACAATGATGGCATCTTCCAGTTTCCAAGAGTTTCCTGTGCTACAAATAGTGCAGATGATGCAGATGTTGACCCTTGTATTGCAG AACTTCCGCCAAAGCCACTTCTAGAGAAACTCGGCAGGGAGCTTCGGTGCCGACTG GGTCTTAGACTGTTTAACATAGATGTGATTAGAGAACATGGAAGAAAGGATAGATACTATGTCATTGACATCAACTACTTTCCTG GATATGGTAAGATGCCAGGCTACGAGCACATATTTACCGACTTCCTGCTAAGCCTCGTGCAAAGCAAGTACAAGAGGTGTCTAAGCGGGAGCTaa
- the LOC133907550 gene encoding inositol-tetrakisphosphate 1-kinase 1 isoform X2 yields the protein MLQEVADLNLSNGYGEVCTPRQLVIMKDPSSIPDAVAKAGLTLPLVAKPLVVDGTSKSHELSLAYVETSLPLLDPPLVLQEFVNHGGILFKVYIVGETIRVVRRFSLPDVNTYDLGNNDGIFQFPRVSCATNSADDADVDPCIAELPPKPLLEKLGRELRCRLGLRLFNIDVIREHGRKDRYYVIDINYFPGYGKMPGYEHIFTDFLLSLVQSKYKRCLSGS from the exons ATGCTTCAAGAAGTTGCTGATTTGAATTTGTCCAATGGCTACG GTGAGGTTTGCACTCCACGACAGCTGGTCATCATGAAAGATCCGTCTTCTATACCTGATGCAGTTGCGAAGGCTGGACTAACCTTGCCCTTGG TTGCCAAACCATTGGTCGTTGATGGAACATCAAAATCTCATGAACTATCTCTTGCGTATGTGGAGACATCGCTGCCTTTACTTGATCCCCCTCTAGTTCTCCAGGAATTTGTCAACCATG GTGGGATCCTATTTAAGGTATATATTGTTGGTGAAACAATAAGGGTTGTCCGCCGGTTTTCTCTTCCTGATGTTAACACCTATGACTTGGGAAACAATGATGGCATCTTCCAGTTTCCAAGAGTTTCCTGTGCTACAAATAGTGCAGATGATGCAGATGTTGACCCTTGTATTGCAG AACTTCCGCCAAAGCCACTTCTAGAGAAACTCGGCAGGGAGCTTCGGTGCCGACTG GGTCTTAGACTGTTTAACATAGATGTGATTAGAGAACATGGAAGAAAGGATAGATACTATGTCATTGACATCAACTACTTTCCTG GATATGGTAAGATGCCAGGCTACGAGCACATATTTACCGACTTCCTGCTAAGCCTCGTGCAAAGCAAGTACAAGAGGTGTCTAAGCGGGAGCTaa